The following proteins come from a genomic window of Galactobacillus timonensis:
- a CDS encoding TIGR00730 family Rossman fold protein yields MNITVFLGSTFGSKKQYASDAERIGTWIGEHHHTLIYGGASVGTMGILSSAAKEAGAYVIGIMPQFLVDRGVANNDGLDEQIVVENMDERKKLLIGKADVLVTLPGGPGTLEELAEAVSAKKLGTFKGDVLIYNPDGFYDSLRRQYQHMAREGFFPVESMEMIRFCDSMDELLSTLESEC; encoded by the coding sequence ATGAACATCACGGTATTTCTTGGCTCGACATTTGGATCAAAGAAACAGTATGCATCGGATGCTGAGAGGATTGGTACATGGATCGGTGAGCATCATCATACGCTGATCTATGGGGGCGCCAGCGTTGGGACCATGGGAATTCTTTCTTCAGCAGCGAAAGAAGCCGGAGCGTATGTGATTGGCATTATGCCGCAGTTTCTGGTGGACCGCGGTGTAGCAAACAATGATGGTCTGGATGAGCAGATTGTTGTTGAAAATATGGATGAGCGAAAGAAACTGCTCATTGGAAAAGCGGATGTCCTGGTCACTCTGCCTGGCGGTCCGGGGACGCTGGAAGAGCTTGCGGAAGCAGTATCTGCGAAGAAACTTGGCACTTTCAAAGGTGATGTGCTCATCTATAACCCTGATGGTTTTTATGATTCGCTGCGCAGGCAGTACCAGCATATGGCCCGGGAAGGTTTCTTCCCTGTGGAGAGCATGGAAATGATTCGCTTCTGTGACTCGATGGATGAACTTCTTAGCACTTTGGAATCAGAATGTTAG
- a CDS encoding TVP38/TMEM64 family protein codes for MSVKETKRNKKAEKLLAILLLIGVVTLMVLIIVKIFGPRLSTLFTLLKDNDENEISAYLNAEGELSGLFSVFMMSALQVISIFIPGIAVQVVAGVIYGWWKAFAMTYLGFIFGNVLVFSVARRFSGVIKDLMEMTNRKNSLVDKINNYSPAFVLGLAYMIPGIPNGFIPYFASQINIALKPFTVAVAAGSIVQILLNCIAGHYLIRKNVAAVVAVFGLQVILIYLVAKNRAKFLSWISSRQTGKTKDTGADVSSAKE; via the coding sequence ATGTCGGTAAAGGAAACAAAACGGAATAAAAAAGCAGAGAAACTGCTGGCGATCCTTCTGCTCATCGGCGTCGTGACGTTGATGGTTTTAATCATCGTTAAGATTTTTGGGCCGCGTCTTTCGACGCTGTTCACGCTGCTGAAGGATAATGACGAGAATGAAATCAGTGCCTATCTGAATGCGGAAGGTGAACTATCGGGTTTGTTTTCCGTATTTATGATGTCCGCTCTGCAGGTTATCAGTATCTTTATTCCGGGGATTGCGGTCCAGGTCGTTGCCGGCGTGATTTATGGCTGGTGGAAGGCCTTTGCGATGACGTATCTTGGCTTTATCTTTGGCAATGTGCTGGTGTTTTCGGTTGCCCGCAGGTTCTCGGGAGTTATCAAGGATCTGATGGAAATGACCAACCGGAAAAATTCACTTGTTGATAAAATCAATAACTATTCACCGGCGTTTGTGCTGGGATTGGCATATATGATTCCGGGCATCCCTAACGGTTTCATTCCTTACTTTGCTTCGCAGATCAATATTGCACTGAAGCCGTTTACAGTGGCTGTTGCGGCGGGAAGCATTGTTCAGATTCTTCTCAACTGCATCGCGGGACATTATCTGATCCGTAAGAATGTTGCGGCTGTCGTTGCGGTGTTTGGTCTGCAGGTGATATTGATTTATCTGGTTGCGAAAAATCGCGCCAAATTTCTTTCCTGGATCAGCAGCCGTCAGACGGGAAAAACAAAAGACACAGGCGCCGATGTATCATCGGCGAAGGAATAG
- a CDS encoding arsenate reductase ArsC: MTRLKIGFICTHNACRSQIAEAMGRHLAADVLESCSAGTNIKEAIDPAAARLMKEHYGIDMIKEGQYTKPLAEIGSVDIVVTMGCGVQCPSLPCQQRFDWGLEDPTGKDDAAYLRVMEEIRQKIVMLKEQILAESMR, encoded by the coding sequence ATGACCAGACTGAAGATTGGTTTCATTTGTACGCACAATGCGTGCCGAAGTCAGATTGCAGAAGCTATGGGAAGACATTTGGCTGCAGATGTGCTGGAAAGCTGTTCCGCAGGAACGAATATCAAAGAAGCGATTGATCCAGCCGCGGCCAGACTCATGAAGGAGCACTATGGCATCGATATGATCAAAGAAGGCCAGTATACAAAACCCCTGGCAGAAATTGGCAGCGTCGATATTGTGGTGACGATGGGGTGCGGCGTGCAGTGTCCTTCGCTGCCCTGCCAGCAGCGGTTTGACTGGGGATTGGAAGATCCTACGGGAAAAGACGATGCCGCATATCTGCGGGTGATGGAAGAGATTCGACAAAAGATCGTGATGTTAAAGGAACAGATTCTTGCGGAATCTATGCGCTGA
- the arsB gene encoding ACR3 family arsenite efflux transporter: MQKQQGGISCFQRYLSVWVLLCMGTGILIGHFIPAVPELLGQMEVDGISIPIAILIWIMIYPMMVKVDFQSVREVGKNPKGLFVTWIVNWLIKPFSMYVLAYLFLFVVFGRWISPDLARQYLAGAVLLGAAPCTAMVFVWSTLVDGNPAYTVVQVATNDLIILAAFVPIVKFLLGVSNVSVPYGTLFVSVFLFVVIPLAAGVLTRVIVTRRKGKEYLDRVFVHRFDRATTVGLLLTLVLIFASQAQVILANPLHIVLIAVPLIVQTFLIFFLAYGMAKLVRLPFDIAAPAGMIGASNFFELAVAVAVALFGTTSPAALATTVGVLTEVPVMLTLVKIAKHTKNWFPG, translated from the coding sequence ATGCAGAAACAACAAGGGGGTATCAGCTGTTTTCAGCGCTATTTGTCGGTGTGGGTATTGCTTTGCATGGGGACTGGAATTCTGATCGGTCATTTTATTCCTGCTGTACCAGAATTGCTTGGGCAGATGGAAGTGGATGGTATTTCGATTCCGATTGCCATTTTAATCTGGATCATGATCTATCCGATGATGGTTAAGGTTGATTTTCAGAGTGTGCGGGAAGTTGGAAAGAACCCGAAGGGATTGTTTGTGACCTGGATCGTGAACTGGCTGATCAAACCGTTTTCAATGTACGTGCTGGCGTACTTGTTTTTGTTTGTTGTGTTTGGGCGCTGGATTTCACCGGATCTTGCCAGACAGTATCTGGCCGGGGCGGTGCTGCTTGGGGCGGCGCCATGCACGGCAATGGTATTTGTCTGGAGTACGCTGGTAGATGGAAACCCTGCCTATACGGTGGTGCAGGTGGCGACGAATGATCTGATTATTCTGGCAGCGTTCGTTCCGATTGTGAAGTTCCTTCTGGGAGTGTCGAATGTTTCGGTGCCGTATGGGACATTGTTTGTCAGTGTGTTTCTGTTTGTTGTGATTCCGCTGGCGGCAGGTGTTTTAACCAGAGTGATCGTAACGCGGCGCAAAGGAAAGGAGTATCTGGACAGGGTGTTTGTGCACCGTTTCGATCGGGCGACGACGGTTGGACTTCTGCTGACGCTGGTGCTGATCTTTGCGTCACAGGCGCAGGTGATCCTTGCCAATCCGCTGCATATTGTTTTGATTGCGGTACCGCTGATTGTTCAGACGTTTTTGATTTTCTTTCTGGCTTATGGAATGGCAAAGCTGGTCCGGCTTCCGTTTGATATCGCGGCTCCGGCAGGAATGATCGGGGCATCGAATTTCTTTGAGCTTGCGGTCGCGGTTGCAGTAGCGTTGTTTGGGACAACAAGCCCTGCAGCTTTGGCAACGACGGTTGGTGTACTAACAGAGGTGCCGGTGATGTTGACGCTGGTGAAGATCGCGAAACATACGAAAAACTGGTTCCCCGGGTGA
- a CDS encoding ArsR/SmtB family transcription factor, giving the protein MDCDQKETMDAMRAAEICRALGDLHRIQIVELLMNGELCGCRLLEHFRITQPTLSHHMKILAECGLVHCRKEWKNTFYSLDCETLMEFRNYIEHLNCGDGCRKRAEDCRCGE; this is encoded by the coding sequence ATGGACTGTGACCAGAAAGAAACGATGGATGCGATGCGGGCGGCTGAGATCTGCCGGGCGCTCGGAGATCTGCACCGGATTCAGATTGTGGAACTTTTGATGAATGGTGAGCTGTGCGGATGCAGGCTGCTGGAACATTTTCGGATTACGCAGCCGACGCTGTCGCATCATATGAAGATTCTGGCGGAATGCGGCCTGGTTCATTGCCGCAAAGAGTGGAAGAATACGTTCTATTCACTGGATTGCGAGACTTTAATGGAGTTTCGTAACTATATCGAGCATTTGAACTGCGGCGATGGCTGCCGCAAGAGGGCAGAGGACTGCCGGTGTGGGGAGTGA
- a CDS encoding CBS and ACT domain-containing protein, with protein MYIKDHMTKNPVTVTGDVSLSKATEIMGQGKFHRLPVVDGDGKLIGLVTGGLVEESSGARNTSLSIYELNYLLNRTKVSDIMIRDVVSIGPDEFLEEAALRMENNEIAALPVVDQDNKVIGIITEKDIFKAFVDLMGYTIQGTRFVIKVEDRPGEFAKICKLFADEDANLEGIAVYHNEERGVECVIKATGEVSVEKMQKVLEDAGFELVDILQIKKDGSTQHYPVH; from the coding sequence ATGTATATTAAGGATCACATGACGAAGAACCCGGTGACTGTTACGGGGGACGTTTCGCTGTCAAAGGCAACCGAAATCATGGGACAGGGAAAGTTCCATCGTCTGCCGGTTGTGGACGGGGACGGAAAGCTGATTGGCCTGGTTACGGGCGGGCTTGTGGAAGAGTCGTCCGGTGCCCGCAACACGTCGCTTTCAATCTATGAGCTGAACTATCTTCTGAATCGCACAAAGGTGTCCGACATCATGATCCGGGATGTGGTGTCGATCGGACCGGATGAGTTTCTGGAAGAGGCGGCGCTGCGGATGGAGAATAACGAGATCGCGGCGCTTCCTGTTGTCGATCAAGACAATAAGGTGATCGGCATCATTACGGAGAAGGATATCTTCAAGGCCTTTGTCGATCTGATGGGCTATACGATTCAAGGGACCCGCTTCGTAATTAAAGTTGAGGATCGCCCGGGTGAGTTTGCCAAGATCTGCAAGCTGTTTGCGGATGAGGATGCGAACCTGGAAGGCATTGCGGTCTATCATAATGAAGAGCGTGGCGTCGAATGTGTCATCAAGGCGACCGGTGAAGTTTCCGTTGAGAAGATGCAGAAGGTTCTGGAGGATGCGGGCTTTGAGCTTGTGGACATTCTGCAGATCAAGAAAGACGGATCGACCCAGCATTATCCGGTACATTAA
- a CDS encoding ABC transporter ATP-binding protein, with protein MLKVENLVVRYGMIEAVKGISFHVDDGEIVTLIGANGAGKTTTMHAISGLLKPASGSIELDDKDLVKIAPDKIISLGLAQVPEGRRVFAEQTVHENLLLGAFHRKDADGIQKDEEMVFDLFPRLKERYTQAAGTLSGGEQQMLAMGRALMSAPKILLLDEPSMGLSPLLVKEIFHIIETINKEKGVTVLLVEQNARMALSIADRAYVLETGKITLEGTGAQLASDPRVQKAYLGG; from the coding sequence ATGCTGAAGGTAGAGAATCTGGTTGTTCGCTACGGCATGATCGAAGCCGTGAAGGGCATCTCCTTCCATGTCGATGATGGTGAGATCGTTACGCTGATCGGTGCCAATGGCGCCGGTAAAACGACGACGATGCATGCAATTTCGGGGCTTTTGAAACCGGCTTCGGGCTCCATTGAGCTGGATGATAAGGATCTGGTAAAGATTGCGCCCGATAAGATTATTTCTCTTGGTCTGGCGCAGGTTCCGGAAGGCAGACGCGTCTTTGCGGAGCAGACGGTTCATGAAAACCTTCTGCTCGGTGCTTTTCATCGTAAGGATGCGGACGGCATCCAGAAGGATGAGGAAATGGTCTTTGATCTCTTTCCGCGTCTGAAGGAGCGTTACACGCAGGCGGCTGGTACGCTTTCGGGCGGTGAGCAGCAGATGCTGGCGATGGGGCGTGCGCTGATGTCGGCGCCGAAAATTCTTCTGCTCGATGAGCCGTCGATGGGATTGTCACCGCTGCTTGTAAAGGAAATCTTCCACATTATTGAGACGATCAATAAGGAGAAGGGTGTTACGGTGCTTCTGGTGGAGCAGAATGCGCGCATGGCATTGTCGATTGCGGACCGTGCCTATGTTCTGGAAACAGGAAAAATCACGCTGGAGGGTACAGGCGCTCAGCTGGCGTCGGATCCGCGTGTGCAGAAGGCATATCTGGGAGGATAA
- a CDS encoding ABC transporter ATP-binding protein, which produces MSNEVVQPVLEVTNLGIDFGGLTAVNNLDMTIYPNEIDGLIGPNGAGKTTVFNMLTKVYQPSRGTILLNGVDTKDMTPVDVSKAGIARTFQNIRLFSNMSVLDNVKSGMHNHISYSMLDSVFRTGKFRNEERLLDERAMELLEIFDLDEAADREAGNLPYGMQRRLEIARAMATQPKLLLLDEPAAGMNPQETEELMAMIREVRDHFHISILLIEHDMKLVMGICEKITVLNFGMRLAQGTPADIQNNPDVIKAYLGD; this is translated from the coding sequence ATGTCGAATGAAGTGGTTCAGCCGGTTCTTGAGGTTACGAATCTCGGTATTGATTTCGGCGGTCTGACAGCTGTCAACAATCTGGATATGACGATTTATCCCAATGAAATTGACGGTCTCATTGGCCCTAATGGCGCCGGGAAGACGACGGTCTTCAATATGTTGACGAAGGTTTATCAGCCTTCGCGTGGTACGATTTTATTGAACGGTGTGGATACGAAAGATATGACGCCGGTTGATGTGTCCAAGGCCGGGATCGCCCGTACGTTCCAGAATATTCGTTTGTTTTCGAACATGTCGGTTCTGGATAATGTTAAGTCGGGGATGCACAATCATATTTCCTATTCGATGCTGGATTCCGTGTTCCGTACCGGAAAATTCCGCAACGAAGAACGTCTGCTCGATGAAAGGGCAATGGAGCTGCTGGAGATCTTTGACCTTGATGAGGCGGCGGACCGTGAAGCGGGCAACCTGCCTTATGGGATGCAGCGGCGTCTTGAGATTGCCCGCGCCATGGCGACGCAGCCTAAGCTTCTTCTGCTGGATGAGCCGGCGGCTGGCATGAATCCGCAGGAGACGGAAGAGCTGATGGCAATGATCCGTGAGGTGCGGGACCATTTCCATATTTCGATTCTGCTCATTGAGCATGATATGAAACTCGTGATGGGCATCTGCGAGAAGATTACGGTGCTGAACTTTGGAATGCGTCTGGCACAGGGGACGCCGGCGGATATTCAGAATAATCCGGACGTCATCAAGGCGTATCTCGGCGATTAA
- a CDS encoding branched-chain amino acid ABC transporter permease: MKFNLKGLFSGKKGNRTASFALVIVLYVVLMILSASGVLGRKYSSLLVPVCCYIVAALGLNMNVGISGELNLGQAGFMSIGAFTAVIVSGMMNLGGSANGIVVLIVSMLVGTLAAGVFGWLISVPVLKLEGDYLAIVTLAFNQIIVSLLNNMYLGVDGSGLHFSFITNSVQLGDGGKMLVSGPMGATGVKTVSNFTAGFLLIVIALLVIYNLIYSKSGRAIEACRDNRIAAETIGIPVARTKTLAFVVSAALAGAAGALYALNYSSFAASKFDFNLSILILVYVVLGGLGNMTGTIIATTLLVVLPEALRFLSTYRMLIYAIVLIVIMIVSNNPKMKEKLRALKPRSRKEAEHVE; the protein is encoded by the coding sequence ATGAAATTCAATTTGAAGGGTCTTTTCTCCGGGAAGAAGGGCAATCGTACCGCTTCCTTTGCGCTGGTGATCGTGCTGTATGTGGTGTTGATGATTCTTTCGGCTTCCGGTGTTCTGGGCCGAAAGTATTCGAGCCTGCTGGTGCCGGTGTGCTGCTATATTGTTGCGGCGCTGGGATTGAACATGAATGTTGGTATCTCTGGTGAGCTGAACCTTGGACAGGCCGGCTTCATGTCGATTGGAGCTTTTACGGCGGTTATAGTTTCGGGAATGATGAACCTTGGCGGATCTGCGAATGGCATCGTGGTGCTCATTGTTTCGATGCTTGTGGGTACGCTGGCGGCAGGTGTCTTTGGCTGGCTGATTTCGGTGCCGGTATTAAAGCTGGAAGGTGACTATCTGGCGATTGTGACCCTGGCCTTCAACCAGATCATTGTCTCGCTGCTGAACAATATGTATCTCGGTGTGGATGGCAGCGGCCTTCATTTTTCCTTCATTACGAATTCGGTTCAACTGGGCGATGGCGGCAAGATGCTCGTCAGCGGACCGATGGGAGCGACCGGTGTCAAGACGGTATCCAACTTTACGGCTGGCTTTCTGTTGATTGTGATTGCGCTTCTTGTTATCTACAACCTTATTTACAGTAAGAGCGGGCGCGCGATTGAAGCGTGCCGTGACAATCGTATTGCGGCCGAGACGATCGGCATTCCGGTTGCCAGGACGAAGACGCTTGCCTTCGTTGTTTCAGCAGCTCTGGCCGGTGCGGCTGGCGCATTGTATGCATTGAATTATTCTTCGTTTGCCGCGAGCAAGTTTGACTTCAACCTTTCGATTCTGATTCTGGTTTATGTGGTGCTGGGCGGCCTTGGCAATATGACCGGTACGATCATTGCGACAACGTTACTGGTGGTGCTGCCGGAGGCGCTGCGTTTCCTGTCCACGTATCGTATGCTTATTTATGCGATTGTGCTGATTGTGATTATGATCGTTTCGAATAATCCGAAGATGAAAGAGAAGCTGCGTGCATTGAAGCCTCGGTCCAGAAAGGAGGCGGAACATGTCGAATGA
- a CDS encoding branched-chain amino acid ABC transporter permease gives MTFLTYLISGLSLGSVYALIALGYSMVYGIARMLNFAHGDIIMVGAYVAFFAATSFSQSAGISTFLAIVLCMVLGVVIEYLAYRPLRQAPSLAVLITAIGVSYFLENAAQILWGADSKFFPANFIKEGGLNLGGVSITWVSLITICVCVAIMLVLTLFINRTKTGRAMRAVAEDRGAATLMGINTDHIISLTFAIGSALAGVAAVLLASTYPSISPTMGSMPGIKAFTAAVLGGIGSIPGAFVGGLMLGVIENLSKAYISQQLSDAIVFAVLIVILLLKPNGLLGKKKRIKV, from the coding sequence ATGACCTTTCTGACATATCTGATCAGCGGGCTCAGTCTGGGAAGCGTGTACGCTCTCATTGCGTTGGGGTATTCCATGGTTTACGGCATTGCCCGAATGCTTAACTTTGCGCATGGTGACATCATCATGGTTGGCGCCTATGTCGCATTCTTTGCGGCGACGTCATTTTCACAATCCGCCGGCATTTCAACGTTTCTGGCGATCGTGCTGTGCATGGTGCTGGGCGTTGTCATTGAATATCTTGCGTACCGGCCGCTGCGGCAGGCACCGAGCCTTGCCGTTTTGATTACGGCCATCGGCGTTTCTTATTTTCTTGAAAACGCGGCGCAGATCCTTTGGGGCGCCGATTCCAAATTCTTTCCTGCCAATTTCATCAAAGAAGGCGGGCTGAATCTTGGCGGCGTATCCATTACCTGGGTCAGCCTCATCACGATCTGCGTATGCGTCGCGATTATGCTTGTACTGACACTGTTTATTAACCGCACCAAGACGGGGCGGGCGATGCGTGCCGTTGCCGAGGATCGCGGGGCAGCGACATTGATGGGGATCAATACCGATCACATCATTTCCCTGACATTTGCGATCGGCTCAGCCCTTGCCGGCGTGGCGGCGGTGCTGCTGGCGTCGACGTATCCTTCTATTTCGCCGACGATGGGCTCGATGCCTGGCATTAAGGCGTTTACGGCAGCGGTCCTTGGCGGGATCGGATCGATTCCGGGTGCCTTTGTCGGCGGACTGATGCTGGGTGTGATTGAAAATCTGTCGAAGGCCTATATTTCGCAGCAGCTTTCCGATGCGATCGTTTTTGCGGTGCTGATTGTGATTCTGCTTCTGAAGCCGAACGGGCTGCTTGGCAAGAAGAAGCGGATCAAGGTATAA
- a CDS encoding ABC transporter substrate-binding protein, whose translation MKNVFKGGMAVAMCMALAACGSGSSTTPASTAGSDNAAASTTSEVKKFKLGGSGPISGNAAVYGTAVMNAAQIAVDEINAKGGPVQFDFKFEDDQADSEAAVNAYNTLADWGMQVSLATTTSGAGQAVSPLYKEDQTFAITPSGSSTAVIFDDSGTAYGNVFQMCFTDPNQGVASADYLSEHPDLGSKVAVIYRNDDNYSTGIYNTFVDQAAKDGLDVVYTGTFTKDAPDFSVQVQQAQAAGADIVFLPIYYQPASLILQAAKTAGYTPTFFGCDGMDGILTQENFDTSLAEGLYMLTPFSADSTDEKTQAFVKAYEDKFGDVPNQFAADAYDAVYAIAQALEASGVTADDDNATICDALVKQFTTMKFQGITGTGDITWNENGEVSKGPRAIVIQNGTYVSAE comes from the coding sequence ATGAAGAACGTATTTAAAGGGGGTATGGCTGTCGCTATGTGCATGGCACTGGCGGCATGCGGTTCCGGAAGCTCGACAACCCCGGCTTCAACAGCAGGATCCGATAACGCAGCAGCGTCTACCACTTCGGAAGTAAAGAAGTTTAAGCTTGGCGGTTCCGGCCCGATTTCCGGAAATGCGGCTGTTTATGGTACAGCGGTTATGAACGCTGCCCAGATTGCCGTTGATGAGATCAACGCCAAGGGCGGTCCTGTCCAGTTTGATTTCAAGTTTGAAGACGATCAGGCAGATTCTGAGGCGGCTGTAAATGCGTACAACACGCTGGCAGACTGGGGCATGCAGGTGTCGCTGGCTACGACAACTTCCGGTGCCGGCCAGGCTGTTTCGCCGCTTTATAAAGAGGATCAGACATTTGCGATTACACCGTCCGGCTCCTCGACCGCTGTGATCTTTGATGATTCAGGCACAGCGTATGGCAATGTGTTCCAGATGTGCTTCACCGATCCTAACCAGGGAGTCGCTTCCGCTGACTATCTGAGTGAGCATCCGGATCTCGGCAGTAAGGTTGCGGTCATTTATCGTAATGACGATAACTATTCCACCGGCATTTACAACACATTCGTTGATCAGGCTGCCAAGGATGGACTGGATGTAGTCTATACGGGAACCTTCACAAAGGATGCGCCCGACTTCTCGGTTCAGGTACAGCAGGCACAGGCCGCTGGCGCCGACATCGTTTTCCTTCCGATTTACTATCAGCCGGCTTCTCTGATTCTGCAGGCTGCTAAGACCGCAGGCTATACGCCGACATTCTTCGGATGCGATGGTATGGATGGTATCCTGACGCAGGAGAACTTCGATACATCTCTGGCAGAAGGTCTGTACATGCTTACACCGTTCTCTGCAGATTCCACGGACGAAAAGACGCAGGCATTTGTCAAGGCTTACGAAGACAAGTTTGGTGATGTTCCGAACCAGTTTGCGGCCGACGCATATGATGCAGTCTATGCGATTGCTCAGGCACTGGAAGCTTCCGGCGTAACGGCGGATGATGACAATGCGACAATCTGCGACGCTCTTGTTAAGCAGTTTACAACGATGAAGTTCCAGGGCATCACCGGTACTGGCGATATTACATGGAACGAAAATGGTGAAGTGTCCAAGGGACCGCGTGCAATTGTGATCCAGAACGGCACTTACGTAAGCGCAGAGTAA
- a CDS encoding M20 metallopeptidase family protein yields MNDEELAQVIALRHDMHAHPELSGKEERTRRVLMDFVQQHSDFEVVPCPGWFYACRHTEHPQAAPIAFRADMDALPIAETMDLPYASTVPGVSHKCGHDGHSAALAGLSMALTGKPLCRDVYLIFQPAEEIGTGGEMCASLLKEKGIREIYAFHNLGGYPEGAVVYRHGLTQPASMGLTLSFAGKKSHASDPEQGINPSETIARLVLFLKEACRDQSKGLLLATVVQIEAGSRNFGISAGSGSLSVTLRAEAEAEMNRLKEALCSEAQKLASAQHLKLSVSISDLFPETRNDETCLNRVISAAKQNGYSTIPMPELWRASEDFGSYLHQCPGAMFYLGNGETWPVLHSEAYDFNDHLLERAVQMFASLI; encoded by the coding sequence ATGAACGATGAAGAACTTGCGCAGGTGATTGCCTTGCGGCATGACATGCATGCACATCCGGAACTTTCTGGAAAAGAAGAACGTACACGCAGGGTGTTGATGGATTTTGTTCAGCAGCACTCGGACTTTGAAGTGGTTCCCTGCCCTGGCTGGTTCTATGCCTGCCGTCATACGGAACATCCGCAGGCGGCTCCGATCGCTTTCAGGGCAGATATGGATGCTCTGCCGATTGCGGAAACGATGGATCTTCCTTATGCCTCGACGGTGCCTGGCGTCAGCCATAAATGCGGCCATGACGGTCACAGCGCTGCGCTGGCGGGACTGTCGATGGCACTGACTGGAAAGCCTCTTTGCCGCGATGTGTATCTTATTTTCCAGCCCGCGGAAGAAATTGGAACGGGCGGAGAAATGTGCGCCTCCCTTCTGAAGGAAAAGGGGATCCGTGAAATCTATGCGTTTCATAATCTCGGCGGTTATCCGGAAGGAGCTGTTGTATATCGCCATGGCCTGACCCAGCCGGCATCGATGGGGCTTACGCTGTCGTTTGCCGGAAAGAAGAGCCATGCATCAGATCCTGAACAGGGAATCAATCCCTCCGAAACAATTGCACGCCTCGTATTGTTTCTGAAAGAAGCATGCCGCGATCAAAGCAAAGGACTTCTGCTCGCTACCGTCGTACAGATCGAAGCCGGCAGCAGAAACTTCGGCATCTCGGCCGGAAGCGGCTCGCTCTCTGTCACTCTGCGGGCGGAAGCTGAAGCGGAGATGAACCGGCTGAAAGAGGCTCTCTGCAGCGAAGCACAGAAGCTAGCGTCCGCACAGCATCTGAAGCTGTCTGTTTCCATCTCTGATCTCTTTCCGGAGACCAGAAACGATGAAACCTGTCTGAACCGGGTCATTTCTGCCGCAAAGCAGAATGGCTATTCAACGATTCCTATGCCGGAACTTTGGCGCGCCTCCGAAGACTTTGGCAGCTATCTTCACCAGTGCCCCGGCGCGATGTTCTATCTCGGAAATGGCGAAACGTGGCCCGTCCTCCACTCCGAGGCGTATGATTTCAATGATCATCTGCTGGAACGCGCTGTCCAAATGTTTGCCTCACTGATTTAA